Proteins encoded in a region of the Streptomyces sp. NBC_00258 genome:
- a CDS encoding ABC transporter permease, translated as MSRAELAEPSAQAAKTAAGPRTPTPLWTLGLLRNELGTTLRRWRTIALLGVLAAVPVLVGIAVKIETSDGSSAGGGGGEGPAFIAQITNNGLFLVFTALAATLPFFLPMAVGVVAGDAIAGEANAGTLRYLLVAPAGRTRLLITKYATTLAFCVIATLVVATSALIVGALLFPLGELTTISGTRISFGEGLGRALLIALAVAASLIGIAALGLFVSTLTNSGIAAMATTVGLLITVQILDQIPQLHAIQPYFFSHYWLSFADLMRDPVYWDDLIRNLQLQGLYAAVFGAAAWARFTAKDITA; from the coding sequence ATGTCGCGGGCTGAACTCGCAGAGCCGTCGGCGCAGGCCGCGAAGACCGCCGCCGGCCCACGGACGCCGACCCCGCTGTGGACCCTCGGCCTGTTGCGCAACGAGCTGGGGACCACACTCCGGCGGTGGCGGACGATCGCGCTGCTCGGCGTGCTGGCCGCGGTGCCGGTGCTGGTCGGGATCGCGGTGAAGATCGAGACGAGCGACGGATCGTCGGCCGGAGGCGGCGGAGGCGAGGGACCCGCCTTCATCGCGCAGATCACCAACAACGGACTGTTCCTGGTCTTCACCGCGCTCGCCGCCACACTGCCGTTCTTCCTGCCGATGGCGGTCGGCGTCGTCGCGGGCGACGCGATAGCGGGCGAGGCCAACGCGGGGACACTGCGCTATCTGCTGGTCGCCCCGGCCGGGCGGACCCGCCTGCTGATCACCAAGTACGCGACCACGCTGGCCTTCTGCGTCATCGCGACCCTCGTGGTGGCGACCTCGGCGCTCATCGTGGGCGCGCTCCTGTTCCCACTGGGAGAGCTGACGACGATCTCCGGCACGCGGATCAGTTTCGGCGAGGGGCTCGGGCGGGCGCTGCTGATCGCGCTGGCCGTCGCCGCGTCACTGATCGGGATCGCGGCCCTCGGCCTGTTCGTCTCGACCCTGACGAACAGCGGGATCGCCGCGATGGCGACGACCGTCGGCCTGCTCATCACCGTGCAGATCCTCGACCAGATCCCCCAGCTCCACGCGATACAGCCGTACTTCTTCTCGCACTACTGGCTGTCCTTCGCCGACCTCATGCGCGACCCGGTCTACTGGGACGACCTGATACGCAACCTGCAGCTCCAGGGGCTGTACGCGGCGGTGTTCGGCGCGGCCGCGTGGGCGCGGTTCACGGCGAAGGACATCACCGCGTAG
- a CDS encoding ABC transporter ATP-binding protein, producing MAELSTADGDMEGERGTADADGFAEAGDTAKAGDTVADAAATADTGDTVIATRALTKRYRGGQLAVDGLDLSVPAGSVFGYLGPNGSGKTTTIRMLMGLIEPTSGTARVLGQPMPRATSTVLPHVGALIEGPALYGFLSGRDNLLRYDSADPTADPRTRRTRVAAALDRVGLTAAAGKKAKAYSLGMKQRLGLAAALLQPRRLLVLDEPTNGLDPQGMREIRSLVRELASDGTTVFLSSHLLDEIEQVCTHVAVMAQGRLITQGPVADLAAGARGRLVVTTPDPGDAARVLKEQGVSDVVLAEDRVTAEPPDRDLAEVNAALVTAGVRVRGFGVERASLEDAFVALTGEGFDVAG from the coding sequence ATGGCGGAACTGTCCACCGCGGACGGGGACATGGAGGGTGAGCGCGGCACGGCTGACGCGGACGGCTTCGCGGAGGCCGGTGACACGGCGAAGGCCGGTGACACCGTGGCCGACGCGGCAGCGACCGCGGACACGGGTGACACCGTGATCGCCACCCGCGCCCTCACCAAGCGCTACCGCGGCGGACAGCTCGCCGTCGACGGCCTCGACCTGTCCGTCCCGGCGGGCAGCGTCTTCGGCTACCTCGGGCCGAACGGCTCCGGCAAGACGACCACCATCAGAATGCTGATGGGCCTGATCGAGCCGACCTCCGGCACGGCGCGCGTGCTGGGGCAGCCCATGCCGCGCGCCACGAGCACCGTGCTGCCGCACGTCGGCGCGCTCATCGAGGGGCCCGCTCTCTACGGCTTCCTCTCCGGCCGCGACAACCTCCTGCGATACGACTCGGCCGACCCGACCGCCGACCCGCGCACCCGGCGTACACGCGTCGCGGCCGCGCTCGACCGAGTAGGGCTGACCGCCGCCGCGGGCAAGAAGGCGAAGGCGTACTCCCTGGGGATGAAGCAGCGGCTCGGGCTCGCGGCGGCGCTGCTGCAGCCCCGCCGGCTGCTCGTGCTGGACGAGCCGACCAACGGGCTCGACCCGCAGGGGATGCGGGAAATCCGTTCCCTGGTGAGGGAGCTGGCGTCGGACGGCACCACCGTCTTCCTCTCCTCGCATCTGCTGGACGAGATCGAGCAGGTGTGCACGCACGTGGCGGTGATGGCCCAGGGACGGCTGATCACCCAGGGGCCGGTGGCCGACCTCGCGGCGGGCGCGCGCGGCCGGCTCGTCGTGACGACACCGGATCCGGGCGACGCGGCCCGGGTACTGAAGGAACAGGGCGTGAGTGATGTCGTGCTCGCCGAGGACCGTGTGACCGCCGAGCCACCGGACCGCGATCTCGCCGAGGTGAACGCGGCACTGGTCACGGCAGGCGTCCGCGTCCGGGGCTTCGGGGTCGAACGGGCCTCGCTGGAGGACGCCTTCGTGGCGCTCACGGGGGAGGGATTCGATGTCGCGGGCTGA
- a CDS encoding M28 family metallopeptidase: MKLSVPGRVTGAAVIAVAALLTTSAIADAAPARVAAAPDIPVANVKAHLTQLQSIATANGGNRAHGRAGYKASLDYVKAKLDAAGFTTTIQQFTASGRVGYNLIADWPGGDANQVVMAGSHLDSVTSGAGINDNGSGSAAVLEAALAVSRAQYQPTKHLRFAWWGAEELGLVGSRYYVNSLSTANRAKISGYLNFDMIGSPNPGYFVYDDDPAIEKTFKDFYAGLGVATEIETEGDGRSDHAPFKSAGIPVGGLFTGASNTKSAAQAAKWGGTAGQSFDRCYHSSCDTTSNINDTALNRNSDALAYAVWELSE, encoded by the coding sequence ATGAAGCTCTCTGTTCCCGGACGTGTCACGGGTGCCGCGGTCATAGCCGTCGCCGCACTCCTCACCACGAGCGCGATAGCCGACGCCGCGCCCGCGCGCGTGGCCGCCGCACCGGACATACCCGTCGCCAACGTCAAGGCACATCTCACTCAACTGCAGTCCATCGCCACCGCCAACGGCGGCAACCGCGCCCATGGACGCGCCGGCTACAAGGCGTCCCTCGACTACGTGAAGGCCAAGCTGGACGCGGCCGGATTCACCACGACCATCCAGCAGTTCACCGCCTCCGGCCGCGTCGGCTACAACCTGATCGCCGACTGGCCCGGCGGCGACGCCAACCAGGTCGTCATGGCGGGCTCCCACCTCGACAGCGTCACCTCGGGGGCCGGCATCAACGACAACGGCTCGGGCTCGGCGGCCGTACTCGAAGCCGCGCTCGCCGTGTCCCGTGCGCAGTACCAGCCGACCAAGCACCTGCGGTTCGCCTGGTGGGGAGCGGAGGAGCTGGGCCTGGTCGGCTCGCGCTACTACGTCAACAGCCTCTCCACCGCCAACCGCGCCAAGATCAGCGGCTACCTCAACTTCGACATGATCGGGTCGCCGAACCCCGGCTACTTCGTCTACGACGACGACCCGGCCATCGAGAAGACCTTCAAGGACTTCTACGCGGGCCTCGGCGTCGCCACCGAGATCGAGACCGAGGGCGACGGCCGCTCGGACCACGCCCCCTTCAAGAGCGCGGGCATCCCCGTCGGCGGCCTCTTCACCGGCGCCAGCAACACCAAGTCCGCGGCCCAGGCCGCCAAGTGGGGCGGCACGGCGGGCCAGTCGTTCGACCGCTGCTACCACTCCTCGTGCGACACGACGTCGAACATCAACGACACCGCCCTGAACCGGAACAGCGACGCACTGGCGTACGCGGTGTGGGAGCTCTCGGAGTAG
- a CDS encoding VOC family protein: MTETQPQPQTPSSAPAPLHWKLVIDTADPHAQADFWAATLGYLVEDHSALVERLLGFGAVPPEVTVESHGRRAWRDAAAVRHPDDPYDKDSGTGLGRRLLFQRVPEPKTVKNRVHIDVHTADGQRAAEVARLTGLGAEVLREVKEQGGEWVLMADPEGNEFCVH, encoded by the coding sequence ATGACAGAGACCCAGCCCCAGCCCCAGACACCCTCGTCGGCACCGGCGCCCCTGCACTGGAAGCTCGTCATCGACACCGCTGACCCGCACGCCCAGGCCGACTTCTGGGCCGCCACCCTCGGTTATCTGGTCGAGGACCACAGCGCCCTGGTCGAGCGCCTGCTCGGCTTCGGCGCCGTACCGCCCGAGGTCACCGTCGAGTCGCACGGCCGCCGGGCCTGGCGGGATGCCGCTGCCGTACGCCACCCCGACGATCCGTACGACAAGGACAGCGGGACCGGACTCGGACGACGGCTGCTCTTCCAGCGCGTGCCGGAGCCGAAGACGGTGAAGAACCGGGTGCACATCGACGTACACACCGCGGACGGGCAGCGGGCGGCGGAGGTCGCGCGGCTGACCGGGCTGGGGGCGGAGGTGCTCCGGGAGGTGAAGGAGCAGGGCGGCGAGTGGGTGCTGATGGCGGATCCGGAGGGCAACGAGTTCTGCGTGCACTGA
- a CDS encoding CocE/NonD family hydrolase → MRIRTSFPYETTHEDLRVPLPDGTKLYARVWRPLTDEPVPALLEYLPYRLTDWTAPRDWQRHPWYAGHGYASVRVDIRGHGNSEGMPGDEYSATELADGVEVVNWLAAQPWCSGRVGMFGISWGGFNSLQIAALAPEPLKAVVTVCSTDDRYDNDVHYMGGSVLAVDMHAWAATMLAFVSRPPDPVYAGEVWHDLWVKRLETVDPFLHTWLAHQTRDDHWRRGSVCEDYSAIRAAVLTVGGWHDPYRDTVLRLVEHLPADRVRGIVGPWSHQYPDRGLPPGPAIGFLQETLRWWDHWLKGAETGIMSEPLLRSYVSDSHPPATVYPTLPGRWVGDPAWPSPLVARETYALRGEPVVVRSPQHTGVDAGRFFPFGNDADLPPDQRDEDARSACFDFEVPEEIWVLGRPRVRLRLTTDATRGQVVARICDVAPDGSSTLVTRGVLNLSARHGRDQVAPWKPGSTEDVVLDLNAIGHAFPPGHRVRLAVSSAYWPWIWPQPGSEAGFTLTPSGSALELPLRAQESDPSISFEEPEQAEPMGVNFPATLDEPRPERLVVRDVAKGEWRLEVDPRYGGTRVYPDGLEFTEEALDTYTIVESDPLSARARSDWFVRLHRPDLPWDASVESHSETTCDEADFITSNEVICKDGDEVVFHRTWEKRIPRTAG, encoded by the coding sequence ATGCGCATCCGTACGTCCTTCCCCTACGAGACGACTCACGAGGACCTCCGCGTTCCCCTCCCGGACGGAACCAAGCTCTACGCGCGCGTGTGGCGCCCGCTCACCGACGAACCCGTACCGGCCCTGCTCGAATACCTGCCCTACCGACTGACCGACTGGACGGCCCCGCGCGACTGGCAGCGCCACCCCTGGTACGCGGGGCACGGCTATGCCTCCGTACGTGTGGACATCCGTGGGCACGGCAACTCCGAGGGCATGCCCGGCGACGAGTACTCCGCGACCGAGCTGGCCGACGGGGTCGAGGTCGTCAACTGGCTCGCCGCCCAGCCCTGGTGCTCCGGCAGGGTCGGCATGTTCGGCATCTCCTGGGGCGGCTTCAACTCCCTCCAGATCGCCGCCCTCGCCCCCGAACCGCTCAAGGCGGTCGTCACGGTCTGCTCGACGGACGACCGGTATGACAACGACGTGCACTACATGGGTGGTTCCGTACTCGCCGTCGACATGCACGCGTGGGCGGCGACCATGCTCGCGTTCGTCTCCCGCCCTCCGGACCCGGTGTACGCGGGCGAGGTCTGGCACGACCTGTGGGTCAAACGGCTGGAGACCGTCGATCCGTTCCTGCACACCTGGCTGGCGCACCAGACGAGGGACGACCACTGGCGCCGCGGCAGCGTGTGCGAGGACTACTCCGCGATCCGGGCGGCGGTGCTCACGGTCGGCGGCTGGCACGACCCGTACCGGGACACGGTCCTGCGCCTGGTGGAACACCTCCCGGCGGACCGCGTACGGGGGATCGTCGGGCCGTGGTCGCACCAGTACCCCGACCGGGGGCTGCCGCCCGGCCCGGCGATCGGCTTCCTCCAGGAGACGCTGCGCTGGTGGGACCACTGGCTCAAGGGCGCGGAGACCGGGATCATGTCCGAGCCGCTCCTGCGCTCGTACGTCAGCGACTCCCACCCGCCCGCGACGGTGTACCCGACGCTGCCGGGCCGCTGGGTGGGCGATCCGGCCTGGCCCTCTCCCCTGGTGGCCCGGGAGACGTACGCGCTCAGGGGTGAGCCCGTGGTGGTGCGGTCCCCTCAGCACACCGGGGTGGACGCGGGACGCTTCTTCCCCTTCGGCAACGACGCGGACCTGCCGCCCGACCAGCGGGACGAGGACGCGAGGTCGGCGTGCTTCGACTTCGAGGTCCCGGAGGAGATCTGGGTACTGGGCCGCCCGCGCGTGCGCCTGAGGCTCACCACGGACGCGACGCGAGGACAAGTAGTGGCCCGAATCTGCGACGTGGCCCCCGACGGCTCCTCGACCCTCGTCACCCGAGGCGTCCTGAACCTGTCAGCCCGCCATGGCCGTGACCAGGTGGCTCCCTGGAAACCGGGCTCTACGGAGGATGTGGTTCTCGACCTGAACGCCATCGGCCACGCCTTCCCTCCGGGCCATCGCGTCCGTCTCGCCGTCTCCTCCGCGTACTGGCCGTGGATCTGGCCCCAGCCCGGTTCGGAGGCGGGCTTCACGCTCACCCCTTCGGGGAGCGCGCTGGAACTCCCGCTCCGCGCGCAGGAGTCGGACCCTTCCATCTCCTTCGAGGAACCGGAGCAGGCGGAGCCCATGGGGGTCAACTTCCCCGCGACACTGGACGAGCCGCGCCCCGAGCGTCTCGTCGTCCGCGATGTCGCCAAGGGCGAGTGGCGCCTGGAGGTGGACCCGCGCTACGGAGGCACCCGTGTGTATCCCGACGGCCTCGAATTCACCGAGGAGGCCCTGGACACGTACACGATCGTCGAGTCGGACCCCCTGTCGGCCCGCGCCCGCTCGGACTGGTTCGTCCGTCTGCACCGACCGGACCTGCCGTGGGACGCGAGCGTCGAGTCGCACTCCGAAACCACCTGCGACGAGGCGGACTTCATCACCTCGAACGAGGTGATCTGCAAGGACGGCGACGAGGTGGTGTTCCACCGCACCTGGGAGAAAAGGATTCCGCGGACCGCGGGGTGA
- a CDS encoding LolA family protein → MAPYESDDNTNEDLRTGRRKAARYVVPVAVLGVAAATIGLVPAFAGSGDPDLPDITAQQLIEKIAASDVQQLSGTVKISTDLGLPNLGGLGSSLGGGVGGREESGSSADPSSKLLELASGTHTLRVASDGEDKQKLSLLDKAAEYSVIHNGDEVWAYDSASNEAYHMKDSSGAAEKGTKGKSEDVPATPKELADEVLKAADDTTSVTVDGTAQVAGRDAYKLLIKPKASGSTVGAISIAVDSKTGLPLKFTLTPASGGAAVIDAGFTKVDFSKPAASTFDFSPPKGTKVTEGDEAKAEGRTDRAQPKGGEDLGKEFQGLNVIGEGWSSIAQFDTGGEGMPSESSGAGDAGRFLDSLGDHVTGKFGSGTVFSTRLVNALITDDGKVYAGAVTKDALVKAANAAK, encoded by the coding sequence ATGGCACCGTACGAATCCGACGACAACACGAACGAGGACCTGCGCACCGGCCGACGTAAAGCCGCTCGGTACGTCGTCCCCGTCGCGGTGCTGGGGGTGGCGGCTGCGACCATCGGGCTGGTCCCGGCGTTCGCCGGTTCCGGAGACCCGGACCTGCCGGACATCACCGCCCAGCAGCTCATCGAGAAGATCGCGGCGTCGGACGTACAGCAGCTGTCCGGCACGGTGAAGATCAGCACGGACCTCGGCCTGCCGAACCTCGGTGGCCTGGGGAGCAGCCTCGGCGGCGGAGTGGGCGGGCGTGAGGAGTCGGGTTCCTCCGCGGACCCGTCGTCCAAGCTGCTTGAACTGGCGTCCGGTACGCACACGTTGCGGGTCGCGTCCGACGGCGAGGACAAGCAGAAGCTCTCACTGCTCGACAAGGCCGCCGAATACAGCGTGATCCACAACGGCGACGAGGTGTGGGCGTACGACAGCGCGTCCAACGAGGCGTACCACATGAAGGACTCCTCCGGCGCCGCCGAGAAGGGGACGAAGGGCAAGTCCGAGGACGTGCCGGCCACGCCCAAGGAACTGGCCGACGAGGTGCTGAAGGCGGCCGACGACACGACGTCCGTGACCGTCGACGGTACGGCGCAGGTCGCGGGCCGCGACGCCTACAAGCTGCTGATCAAGCCCAAGGCATCCGGTTCGACGGTCGGCGCGATCTCCATCGCGGTGGACTCGAAGACCGGTCTGCCCCTGAAGTTCACGCTGACCCCGGCGAGCGGCGGCGCGGCCGTCATCGACGCGGGCTTCACCAAGGTCGACTTCTCCAAGCCGGCCGCGTCCACCTTCGACTTCAGCCCGCCCAAGGGCACGAAGGTCACCGAGGGCGACGAGGCGAAGGCCGAGGGCAGGACGGACCGGGCGCAGCCCAAGGGCGGCGAGGACCTGGGCAAGGAGTTCCAGGGTCTGAACGTCATCGGTGAGGGCTGGAGCTCGATAGCCCAGTTCGACACCGGCGGCGAGGGCATGCCGTCGGAGTCCTCCGGCGCGGGTGACGCGGGCCGCTTCCTCGACTCGCTGGGCGACCACGTGACCGGCAAGTTCGGCTCGGGCACGGTCTTCTCGACCCGCCTGGTCAACGCGCTCATCACGGACGACGGCAAGGTCTACGCGGGCGCGGTCACCAAGGACGCGCTGGTGAAGGCGGCCAACGCGGCGAAGTAG
- a CDS encoding peptide MFS transporter, with translation MSRDTIESDPDPDGPPSEPADDHAFFGQPRGLLTLSGLEVWERFSFLGMQAILVLYFADTVAHGGMGMSAGTAASVSAAYGTLVYLVSVAGGWLADRILGSYRAVLWGGVLIACGHYAMAVPTAAMTWAGLGLISAGTGLLKPNVATMVGKLYRTDDDRRDAGFAVYYMAINIGAFAGPLITGWLGDHQGWHWGFSAAAVGMTLGLIQYVAGRRHLAGRRNTAEFALPPASMRRAVRLIVLGLLAVAVLAVLLAAAGWLTMGRFVDLLTLISVIAPVVYFAVMFRSPRVTPGERGRLRPYIVLFLASTVFNFILFQAYSTMMLLAASNAETTILGFDFPASWYASALGAFEVALAPVVAALWVRMGHSQPHASNKIAFGVVLGGLSFLLMVLPTSGHAGDDYLMSAWWIVGSYLLLGLGDILLETSGMSATTKFAPRAFSSQTMSLWFLSLALANGIQAQTVKLYDDVSKPAYFGVNGAIAVAAGLLVIAAAPWLRRTMHPVH, from the coding sequence TTGTCCCGCGACACGATCGAGTCCGACCCCGATCCCGACGGCCCGCCCTCGGAGCCCGCCGACGACCACGCCTTCTTCGGCCAGCCCAGGGGCCTGCTCACCCTCTCGGGCCTGGAGGTGTGGGAGCGGTTCTCGTTCCTGGGGATGCAGGCGATCCTCGTCCTGTACTTCGCGGACACGGTGGCCCACGGCGGCATGGGCATGTCCGCCGGAACGGCCGCATCCGTCTCGGCCGCGTACGGAACGCTGGTCTATCTGGTCTCGGTGGCCGGCGGCTGGCTGGCCGACCGCATCCTCGGCTCGTACCGGGCGGTCCTGTGGGGCGGTGTCCTGATCGCCTGCGGCCACTACGCGATGGCGGTGCCCACCGCGGCCATGACCTGGGCGGGACTCGGCCTGATCAGCGCGGGCACGGGCCTGCTGAAGCCGAACGTCGCCACCATGGTCGGCAAGCTCTACCGCACCGACGACGACCGCCGCGACGCCGGTTTCGCCGTGTACTACATGGCGATCAACATCGGCGCCTTCGCGGGTCCGCTGATCACCGGCTGGCTCGGCGACCACCAGGGCTGGCACTGGGGCTTCTCGGCGGCCGCGGTCGGCATGACCCTCGGTCTGATCCAGTACGTCGCGGGCCGCCGTCACCTGGCCGGACGCAGGAACACGGCGGAATTCGCGCTGCCGCCGGCGTCCATGCGCAGGGCCGTCCGCCTGATCGTCCTCGGCCTGCTGGCGGTGGCCGTCCTCGCGGTCCTGCTGGCCGCCGCCGGATGGCTGACCATGGGCCGGTTCGTGGACCTGCTGACCCTGATCTCGGTGATCGCGCCGGTGGTCTACTTCGCGGTGATGTTCAGGAGCCCCCGGGTGACTCCCGGGGAACGGGGCCGGCTGCGCCCGTACATCGTGCTGTTCCTGGCCTCCACGGTCTTCAACTTCATCCTCTTCCAGGCGTACTCGACGATGATGCTGCTGGCCGCGTCGAACGCCGAGACGACGATCCTCGGCTTCGACTTCCCCGCCAGCTGGTACGCGTCCGCCCTGGGCGCCTTCGAGGTGGCGCTCGCCCCGGTCGTGGCCGCGCTGTGGGTAAGGATGGGGCACAGCCAGCCGCACGCCTCCAACAAGATCGCGTTCGGAGTGGTGCTGGGAGGCCTGTCCTTCCTCCTGATGGTGCTGCCGACCTCCGGCCACGCCGGCGACGACTACCTGATGTCGGCCTGGTGGATCGTCGGCTCGTACCTCCTGCTGGGGCTCGGCGACATCCTCCTGGAGACCTCCGGCATGTCGGCCACCACCAAGTTCGCCCCGCGCGCCTTCTCCAGTCAGACGATGTCCCTCTGGTTCCTCTCGCTGGCCCTCGCCAACGGCATCCAGGCCCAGACCGTGAAGCTCTACGACGACGTCTCCAAGCCCGCCTACTTCGGCGTCAACGGCGCGATCGCGGTCGCCGCGGGCCTGCTCGTGATCGCCGCCGCGCCCTGGCTGCGCCGCACGATGCACCCGGTCCACTGA
- a CDS encoding flavodoxin family protein, whose amino-acid sequence MTRHFLFLLGSARDSGNTELLARKAAEQLPADVTQRWLSLTEHPVPDFEDLRHDSDHVRPSGDNTALLLDATLAATDLVIASPLYWYSLSAHTKRYLDHWSGWLRTPGLDFKKTMAGRTLWGVTALAHEEEEVADPLIGTLNHSAAYMGMRFGGVLLGNGSKPGDVLTDSAALTRAKTFFAQEPPLARFPYDS is encoded by the coding sequence ATGACCCGCCACTTCCTCTTCCTCCTGGGCAGCGCCCGCGACAGCGGCAACACCGAGCTGCTGGCCCGCAAGGCCGCGGAACAGCTGCCGGCCGACGTCACCCAGCGCTGGCTGAGTCTCACCGAGCACCCGGTGCCCGACTTCGAGGACCTGCGCCACGACAGCGACCATGTCCGGCCGTCCGGCGACAACACCGCGCTGCTGCTCGACGCGACGCTCGCGGCGACGGACCTCGTCATCGCCTCCCCCCTGTACTGGTACTCCCTGTCCGCGCACACCAAGCGCTACCTGGACCACTGGTCGGGCTGGCTGCGCACCCCCGGCCTCGACTTCAAGAAGACGATGGCCGGGCGCACCCTGTGGGGCGTCACCGCCCTCGCGCACGAGGAGGAAGAGGTCGCCGACCCGCTGATCGGCACGCTCAACCACTCGGCCGCGTACATGGGAATGCGTTTCGGCGGAGTCCTCCTCGGCAACGGCAGCAAGCCCGGGGACGTCCTGACCGACTCCGCCGCCCTGACCCGCGCCAAGACGTTCTTCGCGCAGGAGCCCCCGCTCGCCCGCTTCCCGTACGACAGCTGA
- a CDS encoding polyprenyl synthetase family protein → MTVVGPFGLSVRDQALEADVQAGLAAVEEGLLEATKSEVPFITEAAQHLVRAGGKRFRPLLVTLAAQFGDPYAPGVVPSAVVVELTHLATLYHDDVMDEADVRRGVPSANSRWGNSVAVLTGDFLFARASHILADLGPEAVRIQAEAFERLVTGQILETAGPRDGRDPIDHYMDVLSGKTGSLIAVAGRFGAMMSGADETVVDVLTQYGERLGVAFQLADDVLDIASDSHESGKTPGTDLREGIPTMPVLRLRERVERLGLAEDIALSELLASDLSDDARHAEALARLRVHPALDLARRDTVRYAEDARATLAPLPECDAKAALVELCDAVVHRAG, encoded by the coding sequence GTGACCGTCGTCGGGCCGTTCGGGCTGAGCGTGCGGGACCAGGCTCTCGAAGCCGATGTCCAGGCCGGATTGGCGGCTGTCGAGGAGGGACTGCTCGAGGCCACCAAGAGCGAGGTCCCGTTCATCACGGAGGCCGCGCAGCACCTCGTGCGCGCGGGCGGCAAGCGGTTCCGGCCGCTGCTCGTGACGCTCGCCGCGCAGTTCGGTGACCCGTACGCGCCGGGTGTCGTGCCCTCGGCCGTGGTCGTCGAGCTGACCCACCTCGCCACGCTCTACCACGACGACGTGATGGACGAGGCGGACGTGCGCCGCGGAGTGCCCAGCGCCAACAGCCGCTGGGGCAACTCGGTCGCGGTCCTCACCGGCGACTTCCTCTTCGCGCGGGCCTCGCACATACTGGCCGACCTCGGCCCCGAGGCCGTACGCATCCAGGCGGAGGCGTTCGAGCGGCTGGTCACCGGCCAGATCCTGGAGACGGCGGGCCCGCGCGACGGGCGCGACCCGATCGACCACTACATGGACGTGCTCAGCGGCAAGACCGGCTCGCTGATCGCCGTGGCGGGACGATTCGGCGCGATGATGTCGGGCGCCGACGAGACGGTCGTCGACGTGCTGACGCAGTACGGCGAGCGGCTCGGCGTCGCCTTCCAGCTCGCCGACGACGTGCTGGACATCGCCAGCGACTCGCACGAGTCCGGCAAGACGCCGGGCACCGACCTGCGCGAGGGCATTCCGACGATGCCCGTGCTGCGGCTGCGCGAGCGCGTGGAGCGGCTGGGGCTCGCCGAGGACATCGCACTGTCGGAGCTGCTCGCCTCGGACCTGTCCGACGACGCGCGGCACGCCGAGGCGCTGGCGAGGCTGCGGGTGCACCCCGCCCTGGACCTGGCCCGCCGCGACACCGTGCGGTACGCGGAGGACGCCCGCGCCACGCTGGCTCCGCTCCCCGAGTGCGACGCGAAGGCGGCGCTGGTGGAGCTGTGCGACGCGGTGGTGCACCGGGCGGGCTGA
- a CDS encoding CHRD domain-containing protein, translated as MGTIVTFAQRRRNLVMTGVAVATAAGVAAAVIPAVADSGSAGKGSSASAGHSGHGDQSIEVQSGALAGGSGGTILAASLNGANEVPVQGGPAVGDKDGAALEFVKVKGDKVSVAVKWRGTGKPTLLHIHQGAKGVNGGIKVDFTKLLDNARGRTVTGTVKVEDAALLGQLKADPGSFYANLHTAEFPGGAVRGQLHKVTTKFDFRHALNNFQASVIKGKQIYECKRAADGTTSFAQRDVLAVLGGPIAHSFVKPNSGTPQWIAADRSAVTGALISKTPNGDRNIPELDLRATQSGKHRGLLAGTAEILRLNTVGGVAPAGSCKVGKIVGVPYGADYVFVNR; from the coding sequence ATGGGGACGATCGTTACGTTCGCACAGCGTCGTAGGAACCTCGTCATGACCGGCGTCGCGGTGGCCACCGCGGCCGGAGTCGCCGCCGCCGTCATCCCGGCGGTCGCCGACAGCGGGAGCGCCGGCAAGGGTTCGAGCGCGAGCGCGGGCCACTCGGGGCACGGGGACCAGTCCATCGAGGTACAGAGCGGCGCTCTCGCCGGCGGCAGCGGCGGCACCATCCTCGCCGCGAGCCTGAACGGCGCCAACGAGGTGCCGGTGCAGGGCGGTCCCGCCGTCGGTGACAAGGACGGCGCCGCGCTCGAGTTCGTCAAGGTCAAGGGGGACAAGGTGTCCGTCGCCGTCAAGTGGCGCGGCACCGGCAAGCCGACCCTGCTCCACATCCACCAGGGCGCCAAGGGGGTCAACGGCGGTATCAAGGTCGACTTCACCAAGCTGCTGGACAACGCCAGGGGCCGCACGGTCACCGGCACGGTCAAGGTCGAGGACGCCGCCCTGCTCGGGCAGCTGAAGGCCGACCCGGGCAGCTTCTACGCCAATCTGCACACCGCCGAGTTCCCGGGCGGAGCCGTCCGCGGCCAGCTCCACAAGGTCACGACGAAGTTCGACTTCCGGCACGCGCTGAACAACTTCCAGGCGTCCGTCATCAAGGGCAAGCAGATCTACGAGTGCAAGAGGGCGGCCGACGGCACCACGTCCTTCGCCCAGCGTGACGTGCTCGCCGTGCTCGGCGGACCCATCGCGCACTCGTTCGTGAAGCCCAACTCGGGTACTCCGCAGTGGATCGCGGCCGACCGCAGCGCGGTCACCGGCGCGCTGATCTCCAAGACCCCGAACGGCGACAGGAACATCCCCGAACTGGACCTCAGGGCCACGCAGTCCGGCAAGCACCGGGGGCTGCTCGCGGGCACCGCGGAGATCCTGCGGCTGAACACCGTGGGCGGGGTGGCTCCGGCCGGTTCCTGCAAGGTCGGCAAGATCGTGGGAGTGCCGTACGGGGCGGACTACGTGTTCGTGAACCGGTGA